One window of the Canis aureus isolate CA01 chromosome 1, VMU_Caureus_v.1.0, whole genome shotgun sequence genome contains the following:
- the DMRTC2 gene encoding doublesex- and mab-3-related transcription factor C2 isoform X3, which produces MDANEMPTAQHCASDSTTGGETRAPPGMELIPKRAVSRSPTCARCRNHGVTAHLKGHKRLCLFQACECHKCVLILERRRVMAAQVALRRQQEAQLKRHLAQGLIRRRTAPPKAPSHVKKGAIRPGVPSGKENIAPQPQTLHGTAPLALTPPGKDNSRGPLLLSGPPEALPLSWTPAPPGSWAPGHWLPPGLPMPPPVVCRLLCQEPAIPLHPFPGFDPGTSLLLPTHGPLPTCPGSHPILTAPISGESQGPSALPRTCSTLILQPCSTPDPLLLQPQAPGASRLAWSSAPSERQLQREAAEALVGLKDSSQAPRLTSSVPPNPAWISLLHPCGPPAPAGGRGFQPVSPSLRPSPAPSVALHIGHLGSISLLS; this is translated from the exons CTGCCCAGCACTGTGCCTCTGACTCTACCACAGGGGGTGAGACCAGAGCCCCCCCGGGCATGGAGCTTATCCCCAAGAGAGCTGTCAGCCGCTCTCCAACCTGTGCCCGCTGCCGAAACCACGGAGTCACTGCCCACCTCAAGGGCCACAAGCGCCTGTGCCTCTTTCAGGCTTGCGAGTGTCACAAATGTGTCCTCATCTT GGAGCGCCGAAGGGTCATGGCTGCCCAGGTGGCCTTGCGTCGGCAACAGGAGGCACAGCTCAAGAGACatctggctcagggcctgataaGGAGAAGGACAGCTCCTCCCAAAGCTCCTAGCCATGTTAAGAAGGGAGCCATTCGACCAGGGGTCCCCT CTGGAAAGGAGAACATAGCACCCCAGCCTCAAACACTCCATGGGACAGCCCCCCTGGCACTGACACCCCCTGGGAAG GATAACTCCCGGGGGCCTCTGCTACTCAGCGGTCCCCCAGAAGCCTTGCCTTTGTCTTGGACTCCAGCGCCTCCGGGCTCTTGGGCTCCTGGACACTGGCTGCCTCCAGGCCTTCCCATGCCACCTCCAGTGGTGTGCCGCTTGCTGTGCCAAGAACCTGCTATCCCTCTGCATCCCTTTCCTG GCTTTGACCCTGGCACTTCCCTCCTGCTGCCCACTCATGGGCCCCTCCCAACCTGCCCAGGATCTCACCCAATACTGACGGCTCCTATTTCTGGAGAATCCCAAgggccctctgccctgccccgCAC ATGTTCGACTCTGATACTCCAGCCCTGTAGCACTCCAGATCCTCTTCTGCTGCAGCCACAG gCCCCTGGAGCCTCTCGTCTGGCCTGGTCCTCTGCCCCCTCAGAACGGCAGCTGCAGCGGGAGGCAGCTGAGGCTCTTGTGGGTCTGAAAGACTCTTCCCAGGCTCCCCGCCTGACCTCTTCTGTTCCCCCCAATCCTGCGTGGATCTCCCTGCTCCACCCCTGTGGCCCACCAG CTCCTGCTGGAGGAAGAGGATTCCAGCCAGTTAGCCCTTCTCTCCgacccagcccagccccctcGGTGGCTTTGCATATTGGGCATCTGGGCTCTATCTCCCTCCTAAGCTAG
- the DMRTC2 gene encoding doublesex- and mab-3-related transcription factor C2 isoform X1, which produces MIRCWEWAKAAPPSPKRRARRPPRAGSMDANEMPTAQHCASDSTTGGETRAPPGMELIPKRAVSRSPTCARCRNHGVTAHLKGHKRLCLFQACECHKCVLILERRRVMAAQVALRRQQEAQLKRHLAQGLIRRRTAPPKAPSHVKKGAIRPGVPSGKENIAPQPQTLHGTAPLALTPPGKDNSRGPLLLSGPPEALPLSWTPAPPGSWAPGHWLPPGLPMPPPVVCRLLCQEPAIPLHPFPGFDPGTSLLLPTHGPLPTCPGSHPILTAPISGESQGPSALPRTCSTLILQPCSTPDPLLLQPQAPGASRLAWSSAPSERQLQREAAEALVGLKDSSQAPRLTSSVPPNPAWISLLHPCGPPAPAGGRGFQPVSPSLRPSPAPSVALHIGHLGSISLLS; this is translated from the exons CTGCCCAGCACTGTGCCTCTGACTCTACCACAGGGGGTGAGACCAGAGCCCCCCCGGGCATGGAGCTTATCCCCAAGAGAGCTGTCAGCCGCTCTCCAACCTGTGCCCGCTGCCGAAACCACGGAGTCACTGCCCACCTCAAGGGCCACAAGCGCCTGTGCCTCTTTCAGGCTTGCGAGTGTCACAAATGTGTCCTCATCTT GGAGCGCCGAAGGGTCATGGCTGCCCAGGTGGCCTTGCGTCGGCAACAGGAGGCACAGCTCAAGAGACatctggctcagggcctgataaGGAGAAGGACAGCTCCTCCCAAAGCTCCTAGCCATGTTAAGAAGGGAGCCATTCGACCAGGGGTCCCCT CTGGAAAGGAGAACATAGCACCCCAGCCTCAAACACTCCATGGGACAGCCCCCCTGGCACTGACACCCCCTGGGAAG GATAACTCCCGGGGGCCTCTGCTACTCAGCGGTCCCCCAGAAGCCTTGCCTTTGTCTTGGACTCCAGCGCCTCCGGGCTCTTGGGCTCCTGGACACTGGCTGCCTCCAGGCCTTCCCATGCCACCTCCAGTGGTGTGCCGCTTGCTGTGCCAAGAACCTGCTATCCCTCTGCATCCCTTTCCTG GCTTTGACCCTGGCACTTCCCTCCTGCTGCCCACTCATGGGCCCCTCCCAACCTGCCCAGGATCTCACCCAATACTGACGGCTCCTATTTCTGGAGAATCCCAAgggccctctgccctgccccgCAC ATGTTCGACTCTGATACTCCAGCCCTGTAGCACTCCAGATCCTCTTCTGCTGCAGCCACAG gCCCCTGGAGCCTCTCGTCTGGCCTGGTCCTCTGCCCCCTCAGAACGGCAGCTGCAGCGGGAGGCAGCTGAGGCTCTTGTGGGTCTGAAAGACTCTTCCCAGGCTCCCCGCCTGACCTCTTCTGTTCCCCCCAATCCTGCGTGGATCTCCCTGCTCCACCCCTGTGGCCCACCAG CTCCTGCTGGAGGAAGAGGATTCCAGCCAGTTAGCCCTTCTCTCCgacccagcccagccccctcGGTGGCTTTGCATATTGGGCATCTGGGCTCTATCTCCCTCCTAAGCTAG
- the DMRTC2 gene encoding doublesex- and mab-3-related transcription factor C2 isoform X2, with protein sequence MKIILEWGKQSVRIKSMDANEMPTAQHCASDSTTGGETRAPPGMELIPKRAVSRSPTCARCRNHGVTAHLKGHKRLCLFQACECHKCVLILERRRVMAAQVALRRQQEAQLKRHLAQGLIRRRTAPPKAPSHVKKGAIRPGVPSGKENIAPQPQTLHGTAPLALTPPGKDNSRGPLLLSGPPEALPLSWTPAPPGSWAPGHWLPPGLPMPPPVVCRLLCQEPAIPLHPFPGFDPGTSLLLPTHGPLPTCPGSHPILTAPISGESQGPSALPRTCSTLILQPCSTPDPLLLQPQAPGASRLAWSSAPSERQLQREAAEALVGLKDSSQAPRLTSSVPPNPAWISLLHPCGPPAPAGGRGFQPVSPSLRPSPAPSVALHIGHLGSISLLS encoded by the exons CTGCCCAGCACTGTGCCTCTGACTCTACCACAGGGGGTGAGACCAGAGCCCCCCCGGGCATGGAGCTTATCCCCAAGAGAGCTGTCAGCCGCTCTCCAACCTGTGCCCGCTGCCGAAACCACGGAGTCACTGCCCACCTCAAGGGCCACAAGCGCCTGTGCCTCTTTCAGGCTTGCGAGTGTCACAAATGTGTCCTCATCTT GGAGCGCCGAAGGGTCATGGCTGCCCAGGTGGCCTTGCGTCGGCAACAGGAGGCACAGCTCAAGAGACatctggctcagggcctgataaGGAGAAGGACAGCTCCTCCCAAAGCTCCTAGCCATGTTAAGAAGGGAGCCATTCGACCAGGGGTCCCCT CTGGAAAGGAGAACATAGCACCCCAGCCTCAAACACTCCATGGGACAGCCCCCCTGGCACTGACACCCCCTGGGAAG GATAACTCCCGGGGGCCTCTGCTACTCAGCGGTCCCCCAGAAGCCTTGCCTTTGTCTTGGACTCCAGCGCCTCCGGGCTCTTGGGCTCCTGGACACTGGCTGCCTCCAGGCCTTCCCATGCCACCTCCAGTGGTGTGCCGCTTGCTGTGCCAAGAACCTGCTATCCCTCTGCATCCCTTTCCTG GCTTTGACCCTGGCACTTCCCTCCTGCTGCCCACTCATGGGCCCCTCCCAACCTGCCCAGGATCTCACCCAATACTGACGGCTCCTATTTCTGGAGAATCCCAAgggccctctgccctgccccgCAC ATGTTCGACTCTGATACTCCAGCCCTGTAGCACTCCAGATCCTCTTCTGCTGCAGCCACAG gCCCCTGGAGCCTCTCGTCTGGCCTGGTCCTCTGCCCCCTCAGAACGGCAGCTGCAGCGGGAGGCAGCTGAGGCTCTTGTGGGTCTGAAAGACTCTTCCCAGGCTCCCCGCCTGACCTCTTCTGTTCCCCCCAATCCTGCGTGGATCTCCCTGCTCCACCCCTGTGGCCCACCAG CTCCTGCTGGAGGAAGAGGATTCCAGCCAGTTAGCCCTTCTCTCCgacccagcccagccccctcGGTGGCTTTGCATATTGGGCATCTGGGCTCTATCTCCCTCCTAAGCTAG